The following are from one region of the Megachile rotundata isolate GNS110a chromosome 15, iyMegRotu1, whole genome shotgun sequence genome:
- the LOC143265926 gene encoding uncharacterized protein LOC143265926, protein MNAGNPCNKEKITTEEDAKNPELKLAESTTAVRNLQSTTALAAQRMAEIETYDMAKHKWSTWLQRLEGAFAAFEITTETKQRSYLLQYIGIDTYTKLGNAMDGANPYITPLNTIKKCLKTILEPEPLEAAEIFVFQQRKQREDESIQEFVNDLHKLSAKCNFGSYLKTAIRTQLIAGFRNPIIQARLLETQNLTFDTTVNTAITMELAEGSKRSFEFIKTKETEVNSIYTGTVEQAILNLLRKYDITNDRVEPIKSYVAKFTLKDNAKPIFIKHRTVLFKMQQKIKIELDRLVSKEILIPVKSSEWATPIVPSLRKGGTVRICGDYSVP, encoded by the coding sequence ATGAATGCGGGAAACCCGTGCAATAAAGAAAAGATCACGACGGAAGAAGACGCGAAGAACCCGGAATTGAAGTTGGCGGAAAGTACAACAGcggttagaaatttacaaagtaCTACGGCATTAGCAGCTCAAAGAATGGCAGAAATTGAGACGTACGATATGGCGAAACATAAATGGAGCACGTGGCTACAAAGATTGGAAGGCGCTTTTGCTGCGTTTGAAATTACAACGGAAACGAAGCAAAGATCCTACTTACTACAATACATAGGTATTGATACGTACACGAAACTGGGGAACGCTATGGATGGCGCCAATCCTTACATTACTCCgcttaatacaataaaaaagtgTCTGAAAACAATCTTGGAACCAGAACCCTTGGAAGCTGCAGAGATCTTCGTATTTCAACAACGAAAACAACGAGAGGATGAATCGATACAGGAATTTGTTAACGATTTACACAAATTAAGCGCTAAATGCAATTTCGGGTCATATTTGAAAACGGCGATACGCACTCAACTGATAGCAGGATTTCGCAATCCAATCATCCAGGCTAGGCTCCTGGAAACGCAAAATTTGACCTTTGATACAACTGTTAACACAGCTATTACGATGGAATTAGCAGAAGGCAGTAAAAGAAGTTTCGAATTCATCAAAACAAAAGAAACTGAGGTTAACTCGATATACACGGGAACCGTTGAGCAAGctatactaaatttattacgaaAATACGACATTACGAACGATAGAGTAGAGCCAATAAAATCATACGTGGCAAAATTTACACTTAAAGATAATGCTAAACCAATTTTCATTAAACATAGAACGGTTCTATTCAAAATGCAACAGAAGATTAAAATAGAACTTGATAGATTGGTATCTAAAGAAATCCTAATTCCGGTTAAGTCATCTGAATGGGCGACGCCTATAGTTCCATCGTTAAGAAAAGGCGGAACAGTCCGTATTTGCGGAGATTATAGTGTCCCgtga